The sequence CAGCGGACCGTGGAGCGGACGGTGTCGGGCGATGCCGCTAACCGGGAATCGTCGGCGAGCAAAAAGGAAAAGCCGGCGTTGGCCGGCGCGGGCGATACCGTGACGTTTGAGCGGCATCCGGTGTGCAAACCCACGCCGGAGAGGGTGAACTCGCGTGCTATTGTATGCTGGTATTCCACGTCCACCACGCGCACGAGTCTAGCGGCGTTTGCGAAGCTCCTCGATCGCATCCGTCAGCGCTCGCATCTGTTTCGCGAGCTTAGGCAATTTCCGCAATAAGACCTCTTGCTCCATCGCGGCGCGATGTGCTTGCGCTGGAAAGCCTGAGACGCGCGAACGCGGCGGAATGGATTGCGTCACGCCCGATCGCGCGAGAATGAGCGAGTGTTCGCCGATCTCGATGTGTCCGCTGATGCCCGCTTGACCGGCCACCACAACGCCGTCGCCGAGTTTCGCCGAACCAGCGATGCCCACTTGACCGCAAAGCGTGGAGTGTTCGCCGATCGTGACGTTGTGCCCGACTTGCACGAGATTGTCGATCTTCGTGCCGCTCCCGATGATCGTCGATCCGGTCACGGCGCGGTCGATGCACGAACACGCGCCGACTTCGACGCGATCGCCGATGACGACGTTGCCTATCTGCGGTATCTTTATCTGTTCGATGCCGACGCGCACGAATCCGAATCCGTCGGCGCCGATGACGCAGCC comes from Candidatus Eremiobacteraceae bacterium and encodes:
- the lpxD gene encoding UDP-3-O-(3-hydroxymyristoyl)glucosamine N-acyltransferase produces the protein GDGAIVSAGAFVGRNARIGARTLLHPHAAVLTDCIVGDDCILNAGCVIGADGFGFVRVGIEQIKIPQIGNVVIGDRVEVGACSCIDRAVTGSTIIGSGTKIDNLVQVGHNVTIGEHSTLCGQVGIAGSAKLGDGVVVAGQAGISGHIEIGEHSLILARSGVTQSIPPRSRVSGFPAQAHRAAMEQEVLLRKLPKLAKQMRALTDAIEELRKRR